The nucleotide sequence TAGAATTATTAAATGTGGatgatgatatttaaaaattgttccaTTAAAGAGTGTAGTTTTGGGAAGCTGGCTGTTGAATCTGAGAACATGGAATTGTGCTGTGAAAAGGgtttataaatctttataaatctCTTTAATAGAGGAGATAAAATGAGTATGTATGGGTCATTATTTTATCTCTGAAGACTCATTTTGTACGTGGGAATTCAGTTAATGGCTTTAAAATGTCAGCGGTTAACTTTCCAGGGTAGATACAGTTTAGGAGATGACAATTCTAAATTGTTCTTCTTGCAGCTGATAGGCCAGTAGGCCTCCCATCAGCTGATCATCCTTTACTGCTAGGCCTGTCACACTACAGGGCTTACATCAATTAGTAAAAGCATTTGAGCCTGAATAGGAATAATTTAATAGCTTTGAGCTATTAAAGTGTAATTCCATTTGAACCTCATCATGAAGATTTCCACATGGCACGAGGAGATGGTACGGCAGCATACTGAGACCACCGGGATTCGAATTCTGAGTCCTATTAATTTGCTGGCTGTCTGACCTGTTATAAACTCTTGATAATCCTCTGTGAGGATTAAAGCAGACAAAGCATGTAGAATTCTTAGGCCAGTGCCTGACTTATAGAGTAGGTACGCATACTAGCTAGAAAACCCTTTTAAGTCAAGCCTCCATATATACTTCATGTCCTTTGAACACATCTAATATTACAAATCAGTTATGTACCTCTTCATTTTTTATACAATTAGAGTATTATGAAATTTTTCACAATTATAAAATTGTTAAGTATCTGTTATAGAAGAATTTAGGATAGGCCTATTCTAGAATCACTACTTAGCAGACATGGATTGAGATCCTGTGCTGAGGCACTGTGCAGGTTGCTAGAGAACATCGATCCTTGCTTTCATGGGGCTTAGAGTATAATGTAGAAGACCAGACAACAGGTAAATCATCGAGACTACTATGAATATAACTAAGCTTATGCTCTTAGCAGACTCTTCCACCAAAACCTGTATCATCTAGCCCTACTGTTTTGTACTGTGCAAATGTGATGTTTATAAGACTTAATAATTTGTTGATTGGAATATATTTGAAGAACACTGTAAACCAGTTGTACCTCATGTTATTAGAATTACGATCTTCTCTTCAGGAAAAGGAACAAATCACTATAAGCCAGTTGTCCCTGGTAGATCTTGCTGGAAGTGAAAGAACGAACCGGACAAAAGCAGAAGGGAACAGATTACGTGAAGctggtgagcacagcatagtACTGGTTTATTGCTACAACTTCCAAAAACTTGCAATGCCAGTCTGTCATCTGCTTATTGATAGGTAGTTTAAGCATAATTGTCTTAAATTTTGATAATTTGGAGGCTAAGTTCATTGCTGTTTCTTTAGTAATGTTGTTTTGGTATCAATGtgttacatatgttatatatataacatataatatgtatattctaTATGTTATAATACACTGGCTGCTTGAAGAACGGGGGtaagtgattaaaataaatataaagcaagTTATATTCATATTGTATCTATTGCCAGTAAAGCACCAGATCCTTAAAATTAAGTGATTTAATAGGTATTCCAACATTCATACTGGTGAAAATTGGCTTCTGGAAGTGGGAAAAATCTTTGAACACAAAAGCAAATTGGAAGAaaatctgtggggtttttttgtttgtttgtttgttttaatctttcgTTAGTATAGCTGTTCGTGTTATGGTTTACCTAATAGCATGTATGGAGTATGTACTGTGTGCCAGTATTTGAACATTCATTTAGTCTTGGGGTGCATGTGAGGGAAAGTTTAGGGGGAAATTCATGTAGTTGATACTTCATTTGAGTGAGCTATATGGAAGACAGGGTTAAAGTCATACTTGACAGAGGAGACAGCCACTTGTAAACTGAGAGAATATGGCAGGGTCCAGGTCACTGAAGTGGGAGGGTATAGGTTGGTGACCCATGACAACTGAGGTGGCAAGGCAAGGCCATGAGGACTCTTGTCTATCATATTAAAAAGTCTGAATTTTTGTTCTAAAGGAATAATGGTGGTTGCCAGTTATTAAAGGACTAGTGTGTATCACAGTATTTACTATGCATGGGCTTGATTTCTTGATTCTGTCCTTTCAGGATTGTGTCATacccattttcagatgaggaaatgggttGGGAGAGGTTAGGTAATCTTCCCAAGACTTGAGCCTGATTTTAAACCCAGGTTGGCTGGATTTTCAACGCTTTTGTCTTTCTACTATTATGCAGCCTCCtttgaaaggaaatgaagaattaGTCTTTCAGAAAGAATGTTTTCCCATATAAGGAATTAAGGTACTGAGGCAGGTCTAGAGATAGGAAAAGCAGCTGGGAGCCTTTTGCAGTAGGTGGGAGGAGCAATCATGTGCCCTGGAGGCAAGGGTGGGAGAAAAGGGAGAGCTGGTTGGGAAGTCGACCTGCCATGTGGAGAGGAAGCAAGAGGGGGAGGGCAGGTCCAGGATCGGAGCTGAGGAGAAAGCAGTCTGAGGTGCAGGTGTGGGCCATTGAAGAGTCTGTGTTGGATGTGTTCAGCTTAGTCCAGGGGAACTGCCTAGTGACTGGATGTACACGAATTTGGAAGGAGAGAGATTTGACTGGAGGCATATAGGTTTAGGTGTTGCCAATATTATGGAAACAGCAGGGGAGATGAGATTATTCATAGAGGACACATGGGAACAGGCTGAGGCAGAGCCTTGAGGAACAGATGCTTAAGGTGACTGATCAAAAGAgcctgggaaggagaaagaaggtggTAGTCACGTGAGATGACAAAAAACCTCCAcactatatatgtgtatttaagaTAGAGAATCTGGGCTCCAGATCACAAGAGGAAGGATTCACCTTGATGGGAAGAAGGCTTATCTCAGTGGAAGAAAGTAGAAACTTGAGGGTTCTGATGCTTCAGGAGAAAACCAGAAAGGACTAGCAGTGTTGATATGGATGGGGAACAGCTGAGATAAAAACGAGGGCATGAGCATGGGAAGAAGAGGAGACCGTGGCTGGGAcacagaattctagaggaggtgCAGTTCTGAGTGATAAAGGTTCGGGGTGTGGGCATAGCTGTGCAGCAACCATGGTGAAGAAAGACTGACTGGAGTTGAGGGAGTGGGAGTCCTCTGGCAGCATGTTAGAGCAGTCCTCACAGACACTAGAATGACCCAGGGGCAGGCGAGGTGGGGGAACATGGAAGGGCAGCAGCAAGGGACTAGGAGAATGTTGCTGGCCTCCTCTGCTCACCATCCTTATAAATGTCAGGTTTCAGAAAACAAGCAACTTTTGCTTGGGCTGCAGGGGGAAGCACTATCCTTCTGACAGAGGATAATCCTGTGGGGCTTTGCACATCGGCTGCAGGGTAAAGCCCATGGATACTTCACAGAATATCCCTGAGTAAATGCCATAAAATATGGAGGATTACAAAGTTCACTGCTTAGATGGAAatgttttttagaagtttttatgagggaggggcagagggagaggtcgaagcagacttccactgagcagggaacctgatgtgaggctctatcctaggacccagagatcatgacctgagctgaaggcagatgcttaactgactgagccacccaggtacaacccaccccttccctttttaaaataagcttcatgcccagcatggagcccaaggcagggcttgaactcaaccctaagatcaagacctgagctgctaTCAAGAGGTGAATgcctggggtgcctaggtggctcagttgcttgagtgttgactcttggtttcagctcaggtcatgatctcctggtcctgagatcgagtctcaCGTCAGgggtccacactgagcagggagtctgcttaagattctctccctctttctttgccccTCACCCAAGCtgggctctctctaaaataaataaatcagtctgatagctaactgactgaaccacctggaAGCCCCCCACTAAAAGTATTCTTAAGGCACTTGTCATTATAATAATTTACATGTTTCTTTATCAATGCCTTAATTAAAGATGTATCAGTAAGTCTTATAACTATGTAATTTCAAAGTAGTGATGAATATAAATATCTTGATCTGCAATAAAGTGTAAGGTGCTATAAAATTACCTATGATCTGTGCTGGCAAAAATCACAAATACCACTAATATTACGTTTTGGCCTACATTCATAATTGAAAGGACGTGCTATTTCAGAAGTCTGGAAAAACTAAAGGTATAATTTATTTCCCATCCAAGTATACAGACTTCCTGAAATGTACCCATGGACAATATGGACCTCAGGTTAAGAAATGGTAATTAGAGATCGGTAGAGCTCTCTGTGAGAGTGTAAGGACGTAGGGAAGTCTAGTAACAGGAATTTGGTCTCCAGAGAGCACAGTGGAAACAGAAAGGACATTGGAGTTGGGGTCAAGGAAAAATAATCCTGCATCATAGGACATTTTGGAGGCTCAGATGAGCTCTGTGTTTTGAGAGGTGACCAAGAATGAGAGTTAGCTGATGTATTTGGGGGTCTCTGCAAGTGAGCTCTCCTGCTTCACTGGAGGCTTGATGAATCAGTCAGACTTGCTTGACTCAGAAATCCAAACAGGAGTGGTCAGAAGTAACAGTTGTGTCACCTTAGTAATccttatttgggggcacctggctggctcagtagagcatgtgactctagacctcagggttgtgagtttgagccccacattgggtgtagagattacttagatatactaaaatctttttttttaaattataatttatttatttatttgacagagagatcacaagtaggtaaaaaagagaggaggaagcaggctccctgctgagcagagagcccaatatggggctcgatcccaggaccctgagagcaggacctgagccgaaggcaaaggcttaacccactgagccacccaggcgtcccagatatactaaaatctttaaaaaaaaaaaaaaaaaaaacccaaaaccaaaaactgaaatCCTTGTTTGGATGTGGAGGGGACAGAGTTGGTCCTAACACACATGACTGTTGGAGACAGGAGCACCTCTGGGtacctggggcaggggtggggtgggacttCAGTGCTGATGAAGCCTGAATGCTTTtgagataatattttaatgtgaGGATATTAAATAACAGCTGCATTTAATATACTCTTTCACAGAATTTAAGATTTAGAAGAAACTTTATGGGCCATGAAGTAAATAATGTTGCACTTCATGGACAGTCTTTTTGATAGAATCCTTGAAGGATGGTGTTAATCCCCTCCTGAAACACTGCTATTAAAATACTCCAGAAATACAGCAAGGCCATGTGGGGACAACTCCTTAGATCAGGCCATTAAAACCCATTAGTTGTAATTTCCATATAGTAATTCTATGAAGTGGGGATTTTATAGGCAGACAGACCACATTGTAGCTActgtattattttcagatgtCTTCTGTCTATATTTTCCTGTCAGGTAACATTAATCAGTCGTTAATGACGCTAAGAACGTGTATGGAAGTCCTGAGAGAGAACCAAATGTACGGAACTAACAAAGTAAGTGACAGCTGATCATCATTTGCAGAGCTTTGTTTGTGTGCGTTCTTGTGCCTTATATATTTGGGCTTGAATGTATTTACAGATGGTTCCATACCGAGATTCAAAGTTAACCCATCTGTTCAAGAACTACTTTGATGGCGAAGGTAAAGTACGCATGATCGTGTGTGTGAATCCAAAGGCTGAAGATTATGAAGAGAGCTTGGTAATTTTGATCTATTTATCTTATAAAGTCTCTGCGTTTCTATGGAGAAAACAACTATTTGGATgtgaaaaatgatattttaaatatttttaaaactgatacAGAACCATTAGTTACAGAAGTGAACTAATGATCAATTTATTATTGTTTCATTGAGTAATTTCTGAAGGACTTGAATATGCtgatttataaaaccaaaaaccCCCTCCGATGTGTTTTGTATCTTAGCAAGTCATGAGATTTGCAGAAGTGACTCAAGAAGTTGAAGTGGCAAGACCAGTGGACAAGGCAATATGTGGTTTGACACCTGGAAGGAGATACAGAAACCAGGCTCGAGGAGGTCCAGTTGGAGATGGTATGATGTGTGTCACATCATGTACATGCTGatgtctctcagtctctctccttaAGGTTGATTTCACAGTAGAGAACTACTGACTTCCCTTTCTCTAAAGAACCaagtgcaaagaaaagaaaaaagacccaaagTATAAATGAGTTTTCTTTTGTTACATATTATAACTGATTttccccactttttcttttttataactcaTTTTTAAGGAAGTATGATTGTGACAACTCAAGAAAGCACACTGGACTGCGGGTTCTAATCACAGGTGTTCAACTTGTTTAGATAAGCTTTCTCTCCTGTGTAACTTCgtgttttttataatatatttttttataattcaaCGCAGAACCACTGGTTACAGAAGTGGTTTTACAGAGTTTTCCACCTCTGCCGTCCTGTGAACTTTTGGATATCAACGATGAGCAGACTCTTCCCAGGCTGATTGAGGCATTAGAGAAGCGACATCACCTACGGCAGATGATGATTGATGAGTTTCACAAACAATGTAAGGGCCAAAAGCGGTCTGCGATCATTTCAACTCCAGAAACTGTAAGAAATTTGAGTTCTTTGGTGGCCAGATCTTAAGGAAGGGTCATCTGTTTCTGCACTTTGTAGTGCTGAAGGCATTGTTAAATTAGACTGACCAGGAACTTTCCCACAGCTTGTAAAACAGAAGTAACCAGTAggtgtgtattctctctcttttttaaatctacagaaaaagacacaaaggaatAATAGCTATGTTGCTTTTAGTTCCTACTAGTTACTTGCAAGGCACTtcataaatattacattttaataatatctttgggcaaatgacttccttttccatttcttggtctcCCTAGCTGCAAAATGAGGATTTTAACTGTTCTTACCTTAGAGGGTGTTGTAGCAGTGAGAGAATATGTGAGAATCATGTAAAACAGTGAACAGCCTGGTACTTACAAATGCTCAGTGAGTAggtctttgatttttattatcattaattcATTTGCATCTTTAGAGGAAACGTGTGAGGTAAGTGGAATCTGTATTCCTgttttgaaaggaagaaatatggggcgcctgggtggttcagtgggttaaagcctttgcctttggctcaggtcatgatcccagagtcctgggatcacccgtgtcaggctctctgctccacagggagccttcttcccccctctctgcctgcttgtgatctctgcctgtcaagtaaataaattgggagaaaaaaaaaaaaagaaatgtgctcaGAAAAACTAAGTCACATAACTCGTAGTTGGTGTTGCAGGGATTTCAGGTTGGATCCAGCTGATCCTAAATCtaatgttgtttctgtttttgtagtTGTTTTGAACCAAATTACTTACCTGTAAGGGTTGACAAGGCAATGCTGTAGTGCCCAATGAAAGACTCTATGTTTTCCAGTCAAAACCAGCTTTTCTAGGAATATCTCTCATAGATTTAGAAACCAAACTCTTGATTTCCTTCTTGACTTGTTTTCTGCTCCAGGCTGTCATGATTTGCTGAATAGCTACATACTGGTTAATAAAAGTTGATTTCACTGGTTATTTTGGAATTGGGAGTAAACGTGGCCTGCATGCTTTTGTTTCAGCTATGACATTTAAAGCGTTGTTGCAAGAGTTCGACAGTGCTGttgtaaataaagaaaactacaTTCAaggaaaactaaatgaaaaagaaaaggttatCTCAGGACAGAAATTGGAAATAGAACGactggagaagaaaaacaaaactttagagTATAAGGTTTGTTTGGGCATGATTTAGTGGATGTGCGTGCTGGCTGGTTAGCACTGCTCTCTGACCTAGCTGCTCGCCCTCTGGGCCTTTCACCACTGCTTACTGGGGGAGAGGCAGTGCCTGGCTCCCTACTAATCTGCACCTCGCCCCAGAATAGAGGGGATGTGAGCAAAGAGCTTTAGAGGGGTAATGTACTCTTTAATTTTCTGAGTTAGACTTTAGCTGTTGGAGAGAATGTTCTTGGACCAAATAAGTGAGTTTCTAGAGGGCTTTCATAAGTTTAGCTCTGGTTAATGCTTGATTTTTGACTTAGGACAATAGGTTTGTTCTCTCTAGATCCTTTAAAGGGTATCCATTCCTTCTAGACAGAAGCTTATTGCAACCAATACAGTGTTCTCTCTTCTGAAAACagcctaaaaaacaaaattcaggcgAATTTTAGGGGAAAATAATTTTCACCTGAAATCAGTTAaagctttgtctttttctgtgagGCCCTTGTTTAGAAGTTCTCACTTCTAGGCATGGAGGTTGGAATTCAGATAACGTAGAAGATGGAACTGCTTTCTCCATGATTTTTCTTTCCACAACTATGCCTGCGTGAGCAAACCGCCAGAGCAGTCAGTTCACAGCTGCATGCGGTGCTTACAGGCCGGTTCCTGAATAGAATGGTCTGCCTTCCCAGATTGAGATTCTGGAGAAGACAACTACAATCTATGAGGAAGACAAGCGTACTTTGCAACAGGAACTCGAGACTCAGAACCAGAAACTTCAGCGGCAGTTTTCTGACAAGCGCAGACTGGAAGCCAGGCTACAAGGCATGGTGACAGAAACAACCATGAAGTGGGAGAAAGAATGCGTGAGTGTCACTCCTGTGGTGCTTACCTCCGGGACGGTGGCGGAGGTGTTCCGAAGGTGTTCCGAATCCATGTTCCCAGGCTTAGGGTTTCGGTGGCAGTGGCAGCAGGAGCCACCATTCAGTCTATTCTGTCTCCTTTCTCTGCCCTTAAAACGGCTGACCAGTGAGCTGGCAAGACGAGGTGCGCTGGACTCTGGGAGGGCTGCCATTCTTAGGAAACGAAGTGGAGTGGCTGGGTGGTCTAGGATGCTCTGTTGGTGTGACTGAATTAGACGCATGTCCCTCCTCTAACCTAGGAGCGCAGGGTGGCAGCCAAGCAGCTAGAGATGCAAAATAAACTCTGGGTCAAagatgaaaaactgaaacaacTGAAGGCTATTGTTACTGAACCCAAAGCTGAAAAGCCAGAGAGACCCTCCCGGGAGCGGGACCGGGAAAAAGTCACTCAAAGAGCCGTCTCTCCATCACCAGTTCCTGTAAGTTTTTCGTGGTGGGGTAGTCACTTGCACTAGAGAAAATGTGTTCAGATTAGGTAACTTTCTAGGATGCTCcatttgttgttttatattattgtatttctCTAACTTCTCtatgtaaatatttctaaatttagcATAAATAAATTTATTGCAAATTCAGAATAAAACATGGAGTAACTCAGTAAAAATGATTCTAACATAGGCTAAAATGATAGAAAAGCAGTGAATTGTTTCTCTCGGTGTTTCAGTCTTGCTCAttaatttctcttccatttttttagcTTTCTAGTAACTATATTGCTCAGCTTCCCACCGGCCAGCAGCTCCTGAGCCAGCCACAGCTACATAGGCGCTCTAATTCTTGCAGCAGCATTTCTGTAGCTTCCTGTATTTCGGAATGGGAGCAGAAAATTCCTCCGTACAACACACCTGTCCATGTCACCTCTATTGCAAGGCGTAGGCAGCAGGAGCCAGGACAAAGTAAAACTTGTGTCGTGTCAGACAGAAGGCGAGGGATGTACTGGACGGAAGGCAGGGAGGTGGTTCCCACATTCAGAAATGAGGTAGAGCTAGAAGAGGACCAATGCTGCAGGGTCAGTGCCGGTGTTATCCTAAAGCCTGGTGGCCGTAGCCAATCGCGGGTTTGCTGGGGGGTTTTGTGACTTGATTCATTCAGAAAGTTCAATGGAAAGATGGGCGAGCTCCAAATATAAACAAGGGctaatttttctgttatttacttTGACAATCACCCTGAGATTGAGGCCTAGCTCTTCATCTGAAAAAGTCATAACACCTGGCCACATCGGGATCGCCAGTGAACACAAGTCAATGGGGTGTGCCCCAGA is from Mustela lutreola isolate mMusLut2 chromosome 7, mMusLut2.pri, whole genome shotgun sequence and encodes:
- the KIF23 gene encoding kinesin-like protein KIF23 isoform X4; the protein is MKPARTKTPRKLLVKKGSQTSLKDPVGVYCRVRPLSLPDQECCIEVINNTTVQLHTPEGYRLNRNGDYKETQYSFKQVFGIHTTQKELFDVVANPLVEDLIHGKNGLLFTYGVTGSGKTHTMTGSPGEGGLLPRCLDMIFNSIGSFQAKRYVFKSNDRNSMDIQCEVDALLERQKREAIPNPKTPSSKRQVDPEFADMINVQEFCKAEEVDEDSVYGVFVSYIEIYNNYIYDLLEEVPFDPIKPKPPQSKLLREDKNHNMYVAGCTEVEVKSTEEAFEVFWRGQKKRRIANTHLNRESSRSHSVFNIKLVQAPLDADGDNVLQEKEQITISQLSLVDLAGSERTNRTKAEGNRLREAGNINQSLMTLRTCMEVLRENQMYGTNKMVPYRDSKLTHLFKNYFDGEGKVRMIVCVNPKAEDYEESLQVMRFAEVTQEVEVARPVDKAICGLTPGRRYRNQARGGPVGDEPLVTEVVLQSFPPLPSCELLDINDEQTLPRLIEALEKRHHLRQMMIDEFHKQSMTFKALLQEFDSAVVNKENYIQGKLNEKEKVISGQKLEIERLEKKNKTLEYKIEILEKTTTIYEEDKRTLQQELETQNQKLQRQFSDKRRLEARLQGMVTETTMKWEKECERRVAAKQLEMQNKLWVKDEKLKQLKAIVTEPKAEKPERPSRERDREKVTQRAVSPSPVPLSSNYIAQLPTGQQLLSQPQLHRRSNSCSSISVASCISEWEQKIPPYNTPVHVTSIARRRQQEPGQSKTCVVSDRRRGMYWTEGREVVPTFRNEVELEEDQCCRGDVYKTRGGGQSVQFTDIETLKQESPTGRKRRSSTAAPAPPDGTESEWTDVETRCSVAVEMRAGSQLGPGYQHHAQPKRKKP
- the KIF23 gene encoding kinesin-like protein KIF23 isoform X3, translating into MKPARTKTPRKLLVKKGSQTSLKDPVGVYCRVRPLSLPDQECCIEVINNTTVQLHTPEGYRLNRNGDYKETQYSFKQVFGIHTTQKELFDVVANPLVEDLIHGKNGLLFTYGVTGSGKTHTMTGSPGEGGLLPRCLDMIFNSIGSFQAKRYVFKSNDRNSMDIQCEVDALLERQKREAIPNPKTPSSKRQVDPEFADMINVQEFCKAEEVDEDSVYGVFVSYIEIYNNYIYDLLEEVPFDPIKPKWNSCSTPMRNTDFVPPQSKLLREDKNHNMYVAGCTEVEVKSTEEAFEVFWRGQKKRRIANTHLNRESSRSHSVFNIKLVQAPLDADGDNVLQEKEQITISQLSLVDLAGSERTNRTKAEGNRLREAGNINQSLMTLRTCMEVLRENQMYGTNKMVPYRDSKLTHLFKNYFDGEGKVRMIVCVNPKAEDYEESLQVMRFAEVTQEVEVARPVDKAICGLTPGRRYRNQARGGPVGDEPLVTEVVLQSFPPLPSCELLDINDEQTLPRLIEALEKRHHLRQMMIDEFHKQSMTFKALLQEFDSAVVNKENYIQGKLNEKEKVISGQKLEIERLEKKNKTLEYKIEILEKTTTIYEEDKRTLQQELETQNQKLQRQFSDKRRLEARLQGMVTETTMKWEKECERRVAAKQLEMQNKLWVKDEKLKQLKAIVTEPKAEKPERPSRERDREKVTQRAVSPSPVPLSSNYIAQLPTGQQLLSQPQLHRRSNSCSSISVASCISEWEQKIPPYNTPVHVTSIARRRQQEPGQSKTCVVSDRRRGMYWTEGREVVPTFRNEVELEEDQCCRGDVYKTRGGGQSVQFTDIETLKQESPTGRKRRSSTAAPAPPDGTESEWTDVETRCSVAVEMRAGSQLGPGYQHHAQPKRKKP